The genome window aaaaacaaaacaacccatgaaatacacacagaaacacagatcagGTTCTTCTTTTCATGCAGCTGTAAGTGTGATCGGTGCTCAGTAACTTTATGGCTTTTAACAGTGTCATAAAAGTTGTGTACAGACTAATACCAAAGAGATTTTACTGTGTAAAATTGCTGCCAATTGTTACAACAAGTGGCAAATTTccaaagatataaatatttcccagtttcccactttcagctgtattttcttcacttttctcttcattttgctcaatgtatttttgttttgcggggggcgcggtggcgcagggggttggacctggtcctgctctccggtgggtcaggggtttgagtcctgcttggggtgccttgcgacggactggtgtcccatcctgggtgtgtccgctccctctccggccttacgcgctgtgtttccaggtaggctccggtttcccgcgaccccgtatgggacaagcggttcagaaagtgtgtgtgtgcgtgcctttATGTGTACGGATAATTAAAACTTCAAAAGTGCAATATAATGCAGACAATTTTAAAGTGAGAGCAAGTAGTAAAGATTTTCAGGTTTTTCCAAGCTCCCATTACTCTTTTGAAGACGGCAACTGTCATGACCACACCCGCACTTCAACCAGTAGTACCTGGCTCTGATTAAGCACCTGGCACCTTCAATCAGAGCAAtcagctacaaaagacacttctcagccttttcccagttgtggaatctctttgaaACTACTGTCCTCTCTGTGCTCATAGCACTCACCATGGTCCATGTCCTCTCATGTTCCCCTTCGTCCTTGACTCCCGTTCTTCGTTCcttggcttctgaccattcacCTTGTTTCTCGACTTGATCCACGGATCTTCGCTTTCACCCTAATCACCAATCAACCGACCATTCACCTGTCCTTGATAATAAGAACAAGTCTCTCCACTTGGCCTTAAATGAACGATCCTGCAGTTGGGTCCTGCCTTCCCCATGTCCTTTGCTCTGCAGGACAGTAACAACATCAAAATCACTGTTGTTAAAATCAGCATTAAATCTCTGTCTTGTGACAAATATCTCACATTATACAGCTATTTTTACATACGTGACAACTTGTATTTGGCATGGCAAACAGAGGACACAAGGAGGCTGAACCCCAGTGCAGtgccaaaattccaccagcatGTTGATTTCGCAGTCCATGGCACAAACACCTTAGAGCTTGTTTACACAAACAGTCACAGTGCTTACAAGGCTTcttgaacacacagactggaagatgttcaGAAAGGGTACTACATACCATAATATCACGGACTTGAGGAatacacagaatcagtgactggctacatcagcaagtgcaaaAATGATGTGACTTCCTTGAAGACAATCGTCACACGTGCAAACCAGAAACTGCGGGTGACTGTTGAGGTGCGGTTGCTGTTGAAAACCCGAGACGCTGCCGTCAGGTCCGGCGACAAGGCAGCCTATTGCACGGCTAGGGCCAATCCGTCTCGGGCTGTCAAAGACGCGAAGCGCAACTACGCAGGAAGAATCTCCTGTCACTTCCTAAattccaaggacacaaagcgcatGTAGCAAGGCATTCAGGCCATGACAGACTACAAAGttacatcacttgtctgtgatggtgacGCCTCGCTCTCAGATGTGTTGAGTGTTTTCTACACACGGTTTGAAGCtcagaacaacatgccagcaggtgagaccaccccaactcccaccaaccaggtactttgtctgtctgcagtagaCATCAGGAAGACTCTGTCCAGAGTTAACTCACGGAAaactgcaggtcctgacaacataacTGGCCAggtactcagggaatgtgctgtttagcttgcagatgtcttcacggacatcttcAATATTTCCCTGACCCAAGCAGTTGTCACTGTGTGGTTCAAGACGACCACCGTCATCCCTGTGCCGAAGAAATCATCTGTGTCCAGCCTGAATGACTAACAGCCAGTTGCACTCATACCTATCaccatgaaatgttttgagcagcttgtcatgaaacacataacgTGCGgtcttcccaccacactggacccatttcAGTATGCCTACCATCCCAACCGTTCAACGGAGGACGCCGTATCTGCTACTATCCACCTTTTTCTGGCctatctggacaaaaaggacaactatgtaaggatgctgttcatagacttcagttcagcattcaacacaatcatccagTCCATCAGGATCGgcatctccacctccagcaccgccacactgaacaccggcactccccagggctgtgtactcagtccactgctgtttaccctgctgactcatgactgtgctgcacagtaaagttcaaatcatatcatcaagtttgctgatgacactgtagttgtgggcctcatcagcaacaatgatgagtcagcatacagaaaggaggtgaatcagctcgcagaatggtgtaGAAACAGCAATCTATCtcttaatgttgataagactacAGAGATGATTGTCAACTTCAGGAAAACCCGAGTAGACCtctcaccactgcacatcaacGGACCAACTGTGTAGAGAGtaaaaagctccaagtttcttagGGTAcacatgacggaggacctctcctggactctaaacaccacctgcctagttAAGAAGGCACAGCAATGCTTTCACTTCCTACAGAGGATGAATacagccaaactcccccctcccattgtcaccaccttctacagaggaacaatagagagcatcctgagcagctgtCTCACTGTATGGTACGAGAACTGCACAGCTtccgaccgcaagaccctacaatGGATTGTGAGGAtttatggcttctgctttgcaaaaGACTGccagaaacagaaatacataGTCTTCATTCTCACTCAAGATGTTGTCCAGGACATAGAGCTCCCAGTTCCAAGCCAGTCCTTCAGAGCTGAACTCTTGTTTACTCTTCCCTTTAACCAGAGAGCCAGCAGTCCACCAAGGGAATACAGAACAGCAGATTTaagcagcaggaggtcggaTGTTGTGGAGTACTGGGTACCTGAAAGTAAAGAAGGCTTTGGTTTTGGACTGTAGGACCTACAGCATTCAACAGTGGAACCTggaatgtaaaacacttttgcGATTTTTGAATTTCTCTCTGtacgaaaaagaaaatgcataataCTCTTTAtgtgattttcttcttttgaataaaatttatAGATTGTGAGTTCATATGTAAAATGAATCCTGAGCTGCCGTTTCCAAATCATTAATATTATCAttcaataattatttcaaaacataaatataactTAGGTCAGTATAGTTTTTAACTTATTACAGtgtttaatatgtatgtatcaTGTAAATCGATGTTTGGGTAGGTGACAGTCAAAAGCACTGTAGAAAGTTCTGTTGTATACCTATAGTTAAAACTTTGAACGTGCACAGCTGTTTGTGCTTcatgatttacattttgaaataatgctttttagAATACATGAAATAAAGTAACTGCTAGAtactaattaaaacatttactttccCGCTTTATCGAGGTGTTTTTGAAAGTGCCACACTGTGCAGCAAGATGTCGGAATATGCAGCAAGAAATATCTCTCACACGGACTTCATATTAAGTGGCTTCTCTGGATCCAGCGAGTGGAAACAACTTCTCTTCAtcccatttttcctcttgtttgtaaTGTCAGTCACTGCAAACTCcatgattatatttataatcttATCGCACAGGGCTCTGCATTCTCCAATGTACCTGCTGATTTGTGTGATGGCTTTTGTTGATTTGGTTATACCAATATTCTTTGTTCCAAATATGCTCTTTAATCTCCTGTTTAACTGGAACCATATTTCGCTGATGGGTTGCCTGGTTCAGATGTTCTGCATTCACTTTTTTCAAACAGTGCAGACTACTATCTTGCTGTGGATGGCCCTGGATCGTTTCTACGCCATCTGCACTCCACTAcattacaatgaacacatgagattctctgcattcctgaaatttgttattatattgttgctcagaaatgcagttttcatttcagcaatagTTGGCCTGGCTCGATCTTTGTCATACTGCCAGTCCAATGAGATTAAGCACTGCTTCTGTGAACACATGGCATTGGTCACCCTTGCATGTGGTCCCATATATGTTAACAGTGTTGTAGGACTATGTGCTGCTTTCTTCACCTTAGCAGCTGATGtcctttttattgtgttttcctATGTTAGaatatttgtctctctgtttaaATCAGGCAGACCTAGTCAAAAAGCACTCAGTACATGCATCACTCATattattgtcatgtttgtggGTTTAATTTTTGCCTTAACATCGTTCCTTtcctacagaataaaaaatgacatgtcaTCAAACAGTCATATGACGATCAGCACAATGTATTTGCTTTTGCCTGCCTGTTTAAATCCAATAATTTATGGTAtcaggacaaaagaaataagacagcaagtaataaaagtaatgaagTGTGGAAAAAAGTCCCCATAAGACTCAAGTAAGccagctgaaataaaaagatACTGATTTACAAACATGTATCTTAACTGTATTTCTTAAATATCTTTTTAAGATGCACATGTTTGGTTGGTTATTACATACTGTTAACTTGAAATGTTCTCATGAGAGAAATAatcttaaaaatgatttaaatgtatttcttgcaTAAGTCAATGGatcaaaacaataaagcaaGCTGTGACACATCctgaaaaaatagttttgccatttttgtcatatttctgggaactttccattttttcaacaaaacagaaaaaaatacaacacatcaTTAAACATCACAGTGTTAAATAATGGTTACAACACCAGCTCATTCTGTTGCACAGATGATTAAGCAAAATAGTAAGAATGTTATAttgtaaaatacaatacagGCAATCAATAATACACAGAGCAGTCAGGAAACTTAAGTCAATAGCTTTCATAAATTGAAGTTCATGAACTACGGGTAATTTTACACGGTGCTGTTTGGTCGAGGAGGCATGCTGTGCAGCAATGATCAGGTCTGTCAGCAGCATGTATGGAGATGAGCTGACCAtcctttttcctctgtctgttGTGGCTTAAGTTTGTAGCTCTTACACAAGGTTGTCAAGACGAAGGCTGATGGAGTTATTTAATAGGCTTATTAATATGTACTAGTAGTTGAATGCAAAGGTTGCTGCTTTGAGGGTACTTAgccaaaattgctctagtaaaattttgttgttgtataaatgggtaaatagttgtaggctgctttggagaaaagtgtcacacaaatgaataaatgtaaatgtagttatgcGGCATTTTAAGACGAGATACGGATTAACGCACATCTCAGTTGTGCTCAGGCAGGACAATCCACATGCTGGATAGTTCCCTGGTGATGAAGGAGGCATAGTATCAGGCAaaggagcaatttttgggtacATTGCTTAGGAACGCTggctctttcattcattcatgtcagACATGTTCGAAAAAAGGAGGACAGGCAGATTGAATTGGAAGACAAGGTGCCACTATTATTCCCCACCTCTAACTCCAAATTACTTGCCATGTTTAAAGGATCCTTCGCAGTCACACAGTGAGTAAGGGATGTAGATTATGAGGTCAATAAGAATGACAGGGTAATAGTTGGATCATCTCACTTCGTTAAAAAATCAGTATAGCTGAATTCACACATTCCTTGCAATGCCTAACTTGGACAAAGTCGAACATGGAATACTGGCTTTCCTCTCAGCACAAGCATGATTTACTGACATTCTGGAATAAGCAAAAACAGAATTCTAGTGTGTTAAGTCTCGCATTTTACTTCGATTTCTAAAACACTTGCATCTGCACTGGACTATGCATCTTGTTTAATATGGTTCAAATCTCAACGTAGGTGCAAAAATAGGCAAGTGGGAGAAGTCATGACCACGTATGTCTTATCCTCTATCTCCCCACCACAACCCCACATTATTGAAAGGTTACACGCTAAATCTCAGTgtcaatttttttctctgtcaaacacatttcagataAAGAAACCAAAGTGACATGGCTGAAGAAATTCATCAAAACAACTTGTCTTTCTACCTGGTAGGGAGCATTAGATTTCTATCACATAACATCAGCATTGACATTGCAACAGACATTAACATCTTTTTAGGTATaggtatactgtacataatttttccTGATACTGTGAACCCCATTATTTGAGTCTGGACCAAGGAAATAAGGAATGTCATTCTAAAAATGTTCAAGGTGAGgtcacataaaatgaaaaatataaatgtgtcaacAGTGAAAGTTTAATCTTGGTGCATCAGCAACTTTTCCCAATGAAAAGCTTCaactgataacacacacacacacacacacacacagaaccacttgtcccatacggggagccagagcctaacccggcaacacggggcgtaaggctagagtgggaggggacacacccaggacaggacgccagtccacctcaaggcaccccaagcgggactcaaaccccagacccactggagagcacaacccactccaacccactgccccactgcgccactgcaccaccacaccaccgcaccccctcttcaaCTGATTACACAATGAATATAATCTTACAGCACAGTTGAAAGTTCAGTAGGAGCTGCGAAAGAAGTTAGTCAGATTTCCACAGTATATTAAAAGAATTCATTCTTTACAATGGCTGGTCatttgaaatatacagtataaagaaaaaacacgaatattaataaaaaaacatgaattttcaggaggaaaacattttccaatgCTGAATGTGAATTATTATGTGATCATATATTAGAAAACGTTGACAAAATTAGCTAGAGCAGAAACTCACTCGCATTAAATCAATGcctttacatttgtacaaattttatttgaaggccacagcaagtagcgctgctgtctcacagcgcctcggtggtgtgaggggacgtgggttcgatccctgctcagtctgtgtggagtttgcatgtccccccctgtctgcatgggttccctcctactgtccaaagacatgatgttcaggttctccatagtgtgagagtaacacagagagagtatgttccactggtgtatggaggagtgacccattgttagtattgtatctagcagtgtaagtaaccttggtgaataaggtgtgtggcctgataacactacatagagttcactggaagtcactttggagaaaagcatctgctaaataaatgtaatgtattatgaTATGGCTTTGgctttaatttcagctgtaggCCTAAGTCTGAATAACACCTGTATTTTGCAAGGTGAACCATCAGAAGAAACATCTGTTGTGAAAAGTCAAAAGTTTCAACTCAAGCTCAATTTTCTTTCAAGCTAAAGTACCATCTTCTGGTGAAATAGTCTGaagaaaaaagatattttttttataacacaaacatatttttagCTCGTTTTAAGAACTTGTTTAAAGCCCATCATGTAAActtaaaaatggcattttattttaatgtataatataacAATGAAGTCTGAAACCATTGCTCAACTTCCAGGCATGCAGGGCCTTTCTGAGAGCAAAACTGTCCGCTGTCGATAAGTAGAACGATggtcctgtgtttctgtctgaagcTCCTCTTCTAGGGAATACCATAGGtaataaaaagggaaatctTAGGGACTCAATGCACAGCACACAACAGGTACGTAATGAGGACCAGTGATAAACAAGGATGTGTCCTAATCACTTCTTGCACCACTGTTAACACAATTAGGCTGCAACTTTTAAATGACCAGCAGAAGGAGAAACAACACTCATGGGCAATCTTTGAGGGCAGAAAACTACTTCCATCAAAACACCTGAGCCTAATTTTCTAAAACCCTTATACATTAATCAGGGAACACTTGTTAAAGAGAGTACCAATTTGGGAAAAACGAAACAACCCAGGAAATCAGGacaatacacacagaaacacagatcagGTTCTTCTTTTCATGCAGCTGTAAGTGTGATCGGTGCTCAGTAATTTTATGGCTTTTAACAGTGTCATAAGAGTTGTGTACAGACTAATACCAAAGTGATTTTACTGCGTAAAACTGCTGCCAATTGTTACAACAAGTGGCAAATTTccaaagatataaatatttcccgctttcagctgtattttcttcacttttcccttcattttgttcaatgcatttttgttgtgtAACAAATGTCACCAGTGATTACAATGCTAGGTGGTTAATgtcaataaaacatgaatataggtgtactgttctccctgcgtgt of Scleropages formosus chromosome 10, fSclFor1.1, whole genome shotgun sequence contains these proteins:
- the LOC114911676 gene encoding olfactory receptor 52D1-like — protein: MSEYAARNISHTDFILSGFSGSSEWKQLLFIPFFLLFVMSVTANSMIIFIILSHRALHSPMYLLICVMAFVDLVIPIFFVPNMLFNLLFNWNHISLMGCLVQMFCIHFFQTVQTTILLWMALDRFYAICTPLHYNEHMRFSAFLKFVIILLLRNAVFISAIVGLARSLSYCQSNEIKHCFCEHMALVTLACGPIYVNSVVGLCAAFFTLAADVLFIVFSYVRIFVSLFKSGRPSQKALSTCITHIIVMFVGLIFALTSFLSYRIKNDMSSNSHMTISTMYLLLPACLNPIIYGIRTKEIRQQVIKVMKCGKKSP